In one Umezawaea sp. Da 62-37 genomic region, the following are encoded:
- a CDS encoding glycoside hydrolase family 2 TIM barrel-domain containing protein: protein MSRLGVLVLVLVLSTGSLDGVGSAAAVAESPGDVYSYLEDPTVVSEGQEPPHADLLPYSDVGAAARGDERTPYALPLDGSWKIAMAKTPEEVPAGFYADGYDTSAWRTVSVPHTWQTDGLDHPVFRNIATEIQPDDPPRVPRDINPTGAYTRDFDLPAGWTRRTSALRFEGVTSGYFVWVNGRYIGYDQGGYTPAEFDISAALRPGRNRVAVQVHRWGAGAYLEDVDQWRYAGIFRSVSLRSTPATRVEDVTLRTDLDATYTDATLSAAVELGHKAGGTTGAHRVTASLRDARGHEIATASATADVTGPKAEVRLTLPVRNPAKWTDETPNLHTVVLTLTGPDGRTTHITSETVGFREIEIRDKQLLVNGERVLFKGVNRAETDPDHGRYVPRPAQERDVALMEQLNVNAVRTSHYPSDPYFYDLADRNGIWIDDEVDIETHDHENCANWCQANQPEWRAAFLDRFVGMVERDKNHPSVFMWDTGNEAGLGAHHFAMAEWLDANEPTRPVYHQSNSPDGDAPYADVWGPRYPSPERFAEQAASTTKPLIFGEYAHAMGNSLGNFREFWDIIRANPSTQGGFIWDWAEQSIRQDVRITPDTSGNDISAHLSGAPEFVDGHRGKAISLSGLDDFVEVYRDRRLDLTGTALTLDAWVKPARWTGDFRIISKGDHQYTLKMKTENTLEFFVHSGTWRVVQAQVPADFYDNWHRVSGTYDGAALRLYIDGREVGSTPFTGAIDTSSAEVNIGRDFETSWNDPSNVGRMSHGTVDDVRIYDRPLTPAELNADVPVGGALLALDLDGADVRGEHLSYGSSLSGLDGLVGADRFAQPETAQMAWAQQPLRFGYADGVLSVRNERQFTGTDDLVLRWKVTEGSRVVARGQDPLRVPADSTGTVRPRVPVSTGDRERFLTVEAVTRKASPTVPAGHVLAHDQFALGGTKVPGLDRSPAEDDVVTEDGRDSVTASVGDVVYAVDKASGTLSSIRVRGRELLAGGPELDAWRAPISNETFAWGRAEGEDWRRAGLDRLATTVTGVRVEPDGAAGVRVVVDSRVAAPDVTGAWFDQTMTYSIDRTGTLSLGHRVSPQGSVRTLPYLPRIGVSLAVPDRYDRFAWYGREAESYVDRKDGTPIGVHSSTVDEQYVDYHRPQDNGNHTDTRWALLTDGRTGGLLVGGAADVSVSPYDDLDRAAYPFQLQRNAGWTTLHASHAVTGVGDTPNPVRERSQVQQDVDYEYTVTIRPLSASEARAGKPAGA, encoded by the coding sequence TTGTCGCGCCTTGGCGTTCTCGTGCTGGTGCTGGTGTTGTCGACGGGGTCGCTGGACGGGGTGGGGTCGGCGGCCGCGGTCGCGGAGTCCCCCGGCGACGTCTACTCCTACCTGGAGGACCCGACGGTGGTCTCCGAGGGGCAGGAGCCGCCGCACGCGGACCTGCTCCCCTACTCCGACGTGGGCGCGGCCGCCCGCGGTGACGAGCGGACGCCGTACGCGCTGCCGCTGGACGGCTCGTGGAAGATCGCGATGGCCAAGACGCCGGAGGAGGTGCCCGCCGGGTTCTACGCCGACGGCTACGACACCTCGGCGTGGCGGACCGTGTCGGTGCCGCACACCTGGCAGACCGACGGCCTCGACCACCCGGTGTTCCGCAACATCGCCACCGAGATCCAGCCGGACGACCCGCCGCGCGTCCCCCGCGACATCAACCCCACCGGCGCCTACACCAGGGACTTCGACCTGCCCGCCGGTTGGACGCGGCGGACGTCCGCGCTCCGCTTCGAGGGCGTCACGTCCGGCTACTTCGTCTGGGTCAACGGCCGGTACATCGGCTACGACCAGGGCGGTTACACGCCCGCCGAGTTCGACATCTCGGCCGCGCTGCGCCCCGGCCGCAACCGCGTGGCCGTGCAGGTGCACCGGTGGGGCGCGGGCGCGTACCTGGAGGACGTCGACCAGTGGCGGTACGCGGGCATCTTCCGCTCGGTCTCGCTGCGCTCCACCCCGGCGACCCGCGTCGAGGACGTGACGCTGCGGACCGACCTGGACGCGACCTACACCGACGCCACGCTCTCAGCGGCCGTCGAACTGGGCCACAAGGCGGGTGGCACGACCGGCGCGCATCGCGTGACCGCGAGCCTGCGCGACGCGCGCGGCCACGAGATCGCCACGGCGAGCGCGACGGCGGACGTCACCGGTCCGAAGGCGGAGGTCCGGTTGACGCTGCCGGTGCGCAACCCGGCGAAGTGGACCGACGAGACGCCGAACCTGCACACCGTCGTGCTCACCCTCACCGGCCCCGACGGGCGGACCACCCACATCACCAGCGAGACCGTCGGCTTCCGCGAGATCGAGATCCGCGACAAGCAGCTCCTCGTCAACGGCGAGCGCGTGCTGTTCAAGGGCGTCAACCGCGCCGAGACCGACCCCGACCACGGCAGGTACGTGCCGAGACCCGCGCAGGAGCGGGACGTCGCACTGATGGAGCAGCTCAACGTCAACGCGGTGCGCACCTCGCACTACCCGTCGGACCCGTACTTCTACGACCTGGCCGACCGCAACGGGATCTGGATCGACGACGAGGTCGACATCGAGACCCACGACCACGAGAACTGCGCCAACTGGTGCCAGGCGAACCAGCCCGAGTGGCGTGCCGCGTTCCTCGACCGGTTCGTCGGCATGGTCGAGCGGGACAAGAACCACCCGAGCGTCTTCATGTGGGACACCGGCAACGAGGCGGGACTGGGCGCCCACCACTTCGCGATGGCCGAGTGGCTGGACGCGAACGAGCCGACGCGCCCGGTGTACCACCAGTCCAACAGCCCCGACGGGGACGCGCCCTACGCCGACGTGTGGGGGCCGCGCTACCCGTCGCCCGAGCGGTTCGCCGAGCAGGCCGCGTCCACCACCAAGCCGCTGATCTTCGGCGAGTACGCGCACGCGATGGGCAACAGCCTCGGCAACTTCCGGGAGTTCTGGGACATCATCCGCGCGAACCCGTCCACGCAGGGCGGTTTCATCTGGGACTGGGCCGAGCAGAGCATCCGGCAGGACGTGCGGATCACCCCCGACACGTCGGGCAACGACATCTCGGCGCACCTGTCCGGCGCGCCCGAGTTCGTCGACGGCCACCGCGGCAAGGCGATCTCGCTGTCCGGGCTGGACGACTTCGTCGAGGTGTACCGCGACCGCAGGCTGGACCTCACCGGCACGGCGCTCACCCTGGACGCCTGGGTGAAACCGGCCAGGTGGACCGGTGACTTCCGGATCATCAGCAAGGGCGACCACCAGTACACGCTGAAGATGAAGACGGAGAACACCCTGGAGTTCTTCGTCCACAGTGGAACGTGGCGGGTCGTGCAGGCCCAGGTGCCCGCCGACTTCTACGACAACTGGCACCGGGTCAGCGGCACCTACGACGGCGCCGCGCTGCGGCTCTACATCGACGGCCGCGAGGTCGGCAGCACCCCGTTCACCGGCGCCATCGACACGTCCTCCGCCGAGGTGAACATCGGCCGGGACTTCGAGACGTCGTGGAACGACCCGAGCAACGTCGGGCGCATGTCGCACGGGACCGTGGACGACGTCCGGATCTACGACCGCCCGCTCACCCCCGCCGAGCTGAACGCGGACGTGCCCGTCGGCGGCGCGCTGCTCGCGCTCGACCTCGACGGCGCGGACGTGCGCGGCGAACACCTGTCCTACGGCTCCAGCCTGTCCGGTTTGGACGGTCTGGTCGGCGCCGACCGCTTCGCCCAGCCCGAGACGGCGCAGATGGCGTGGGCGCAGCAGCCGTTGCGGTTCGGGTACGCCGACGGGGTGCTGTCGGTGCGCAACGAGCGGCAGTTCACCGGGACCGACGACCTGGTGCTGCGGTGGAAGGTCACCGAGGGTTCACGGGTGGTGGCGCGCGGCCAGGACCCGCTGCGGGTGCCTGCCGACTCGACCGGCACCGTCCGCCCGCGCGTTCCGGTAAGCACCGGTGACCGCGAGCGGTTCCTCACCGTCGAGGCGGTGACCAGGAAGGCTTCGCCCACGGTGCCCGCGGGCCACGTCCTGGCGCACGACCAGTTCGCCCTGGGCGGCACGAAGGTGCCCGGCCTCGACCGGTCGCCCGCCGAGGACGACGTCGTGACCGAGGACGGGCGGGATTCGGTGACCGCGTCCGTCGGCGACGTCGTCTACGCGGTCGACAAGGCGAGCGGCACGCTGTCGTCGATCAGGGTCCGCGGCCGGGAACTGCTCGCGGGCGGCCCGGAGCTCGACGCGTGGCGCGCGCCGATCAGCAACGAGACCTTCGCCTGGGGTCGCGCGGAAGGCGAGGACTGGCGACGGGCCGGGTTGGACCGGCTGGCCACGACCGTCACCGGCGTCCGGGTCGAGCCCGACGGCGCGGCGGGTGTCCGGGTCGTCGTGGACAGCCGCGTCGCCGCGCCCGACGTGACCGGGGCCTGGTTCGACCAGACCATGACGTACTCGATCGACCGCACGGGCACGCTCAGCCTCGGGCACAGGGTGTCGCCGCAGGGCTCGGTGCGCACGCTGCCCTACCTGCCGCGCATCGGCGTCTCACTGGCCGTGCCGGACCGGTACGACCGGTTCGCCTGGTACGGCCGCGAGGCGGAGAGCTACGTCGACCGCAAGGACGGCACGCCGATCGGCGTGCACTCCAGCACGGTGGACGAGCAGTACGTCGACTACCACCGCCCGCAGGACAACGGCAACCACACCGACACCCGGTGGGCGCTGCTGACCGACGGCCGCACCGGCGGACTGCTCGTGGGCGGTGCCGCGGACGTCAGCGTGTCGCCGTACGACGACCTGGACAGGGCCGCCTACCCGTTCCAACTCCAGCGCAACGCCGGGTGGACGACCCTGCACGCCAGCCATGCCGTGACCGGGGTCGGGGACACGCCCAACCCGGTGCGGGAGCGCAGCCAGGTGCAGCAGGACGTCGACTACGAGTACACGGTGACCATCCGGCCGTTGAGCGCGTCGGAGGCACGGGCGGGCAAGCCCGCGGGGGCGTGA
- a CDS encoding family 16 glycosylhydrolase, with the protein MPLNRRRLLAAGATGLAGAALGGAGVAGAATWETVLSGSFASYATLQSAWNYLYPWGSDHNGSARMYASASDHNHVYLESGGVLVVKASRITWDEGTSSSDPHLPIHYHSGALHAKQQILVNDQFPEWEVRGEFQAPSAKGTWPAFWLTGANTWPPESDILEFKGDARNWFNTYRNASGAWSNTIKTVSNPGSWHGYRAWIAKVNATDVDIHYYLDGTWVGRHRGAGFVNQPMWLIVNMQMEGSSGAPGPSADTFYRAREVYVGRTRA; encoded by the coding sequence GTGCCGCTCAACAGACGTCGTCTCCTGGCCGCGGGCGCCACCGGTCTGGCGGGTGCCGCGCTCGGCGGAGCCGGGGTCGCCGGGGCCGCCACCTGGGAGACCGTGCTCAGCGGGTCCTTCGCGAGCTACGCCACCCTGCAGTCGGCGTGGAACTACCTGTACCCCTGGGGTTCCGACCACAACGGCAGCGCCCGGATGTACGCGAGCGCCTCCGACCACAACCACGTGTACCTGGAGTCCGGTGGTGTCCTGGTCGTCAAGGCCAGCCGCATCACCTGGGACGAGGGCACGAGTTCCAGCGACCCGCACCTGCCGATCCACTACCACTCCGGGGCGCTGCACGCGAAGCAGCAGATCCTGGTGAACGACCAGTTCCCCGAGTGGGAGGTCAGGGGCGAGTTCCAGGCGCCGTCGGCCAAGGGGACCTGGCCCGCGTTCTGGCTCACCGGCGCCAACACCTGGCCGCCGGAGAGCGACATCCTGGAGTTCAAGGGCGACGCCCGGAACTGGTTCAACACCTACCGCAACGCGAGCGGCGCCTGGTCGAACACGATCAAGACCGTGTCGAACCCCGGTTCCTGGCACGGCTACCGGGCGTGGATCGCGAAGGTGAACGCCACCGACGTGGACATCCACTACTACCTCGACGGCACGTGGGTCGGCCGGCACCGCGGCGCGGGGTTCGTGAACCAGCCCATGTGGCTCATCGTCAACATGCAGATGGAGGGGTCGTCGGGGGCGCCGGGGCCGTCCGCGGACACGTTCTACCGCGCCCGTGAGGTCTACGTCGGCAGGACACGGGCCTGA
- a CDS encoding GntR family transcriptional regulator — translation MTAAGPDGVGGGRSTRVVDAIRDAITSGDFAPNQRMVEAELSERFGVNRASVRDALLELASEGLVERIPNRGARVREVSLDEAVEITEIRMALEGLCAAKAAERATEEDRAALREIGARMREAVAGGDMFGYSDLNKRMHELIMAVSGQTTARTVLARLRGQNVRRQFRLAMHPGRPAVSLPEHLEIVDAVCAGDPVAAEAAMRKHLRSVIDALPEVEKSHPRRFDAL, via the coding sequence GTGACGGCAGCGGGTCCGGACGGGGTCGGCGGCGGCCGGTCGACACGGGTCGTCGACGCGATCCGCGACGCCATCACCAGCGGCGACTTCGCGCCCAACCAGCGGATGGTGGAGGCCGAGCTGTCCGAGCGGTTCGGCGTCAACCGCGCGAGCGTCCGCGACGCCCTGCTGGAACTGGCGAGCGAGGGCCTGGTCGAGCGGATCCCCAACCGCGGCGCCCGCGTGCGCGAGGTCTCCCTCGACGAGGCCGTCGAGATCACCGAGATCCGCATGGCGCTCGAAGGCCTGTGCGCGGCCAAGGCCGCCGAACGCGCCACCGAGGAGGACCGCGCCGCCCTGCGCGAGATCGGGGCGCGGATGCGGGAAGCGGTAGCGGGCGGCGACATGTTCGGGTACTCCGACCTCAACAAGCGGATGCACGAGCTGATCATGGCCGTCAGCGGCCAGACGACCGCCCGGACCGTGCTCGCCCGGCTGCGCGGCCAGAACGTCCGCCGCCAGTTCCGGCTCGCCATGCACCCCGGCAGGCCCGCCGTGTCGCTGCCCGAGCACCTGGAGATCGTCGACGCCGTCTGCGCGGGCGACCCGGTGGCCGCCGAGGCCGCGATGCGCAAGCACCTGCGCAGCGTGATCGACGCGCTGCCCGAGGTCGAGAAGTCCCACCCCCGCAGGTTCGACGCGCTCTGA
- a CDS encoding GNAT family protein: protein MFTTSLGEDGAELRPLEPWRAEEFLAHMERGREFIGRHITLADRVTDLASSRAYLQSYADKAASDTGRMYGIWLDGGLVGGVLIRTMDVVLGNAEVGCWLEPRAAGRGLVTRAIRLLVDWLFEERGVHRVEWQAVSANTASLAVAKRLGMTKEGVLRESYPYRGERHDVEIWSVLAPEWRA from the coding sequence GTGTTCACCACATCCCTTGGCGAGGACGGCGCGGAGCTGCGGCCCCTGGAACCGTGGCGGGCCGAGGAGTTCCTGGCGCACATGGAGCGGGGACGGGAGTTCATCGGCAGGCACATCACGCTGGCCGACCGCGTCACCGACCTCGCGTCGAGCCGCGCGTACCTCCAGTCCTACGCCGACAAGGCCGCCTCGGACACCGGGCGGATGTATGGCATCTGGCTGGACGGCGGGCTGGTCGGCGGGGTCCTGATCCGGACGATGGACGTCGTGCTCGGCAACGCCGAGGTCGGCTGCTGGCTCGAACCGCGGGCGGCCGGGCGCGGGCTGGTCACCAGGGCGATCCGGCTGCTCGTCGACTGGCTCTTCGAGGAGCGCGGCGTGCACCGCGTCGAGTGGCAGGCCGTGTCGGCGAACACGGCCAGCCTCGCCGTGGCCAAGCGGCTGGGAATGACCAAGGAGGGCGTGCTGCGGGAGAGCTACCCGTACCGCGGCGAGCGGCACGACGTCGAGATCTGGTCGGTGCTCGCCCCGGAGTGGCGGGCGTGA
- a CDS encoding patatin-like phospholipase family protein, with protein sequence MSAPHIRAVVFGGGGPVGIAWQLGLVTGLAAHDVHLRDADAVIGTSAGAVAGATVTAGLDAGGVMAAMAAALPLPRDRPVDLAAMQAALLDATTASPDAPLAAIGRLALEADTVTEDDFVGHEPFVRFHGVDWPAAFACTGIDAVTGVPRVWTADDKVDLDRAVAASCAVPTLFPPVAVGGNRYVDGGMASPLNVHVAAGHERVLVVSCMTLALMGGEQAAALDASTSRQLVEIDALRDTGSEVVTVQPDQAFLDLSGWGAFLLDTSRVGAAYELGQALGAARAADLGKRWAQA encoded by the coding sequence ATGAGCGCACCCCACATCCGCGCGGTCGTCTTCGGCGGCGGCGGCCCGGTAGGCATCGCCTGGCAGTTGGGTCTGGTCACCGGCCTGGCCGCCCACGACGTGCACCTGCGCGACGCGGACGCGGTGATCGGCACGTCCGCGGGCGCGGTCGCGGGCGCCACCGTGACGGCGGGCCTGGACGCCGGTGGTGTCATGGCCGCGATGGCCGCCGCGCTCCCGCTGCCCCGTGACCGCCCCGTGGACCTGGCCGCCATGCAGGCCGCCCTCCTCGACGCGACGACCGCGTCCCCGGACGCCCCGCTGGCGGCGATCGGCAGGCTCGCCCTGGAGGCCGACACGGTCACCGAGGACGACTTCGTGGGCCACGAGCCGTTCGTCCGCTTCCACGGGGTCGACTGGCCCGCCGCGTTCGCGTGCACCGGCATCGACGCCGTGACGGGCGTGCCGCGCGTGTGGACCGCCGACGACAAGGTCGACCTGGACCGCGCGGTGGCCGCGAGCTGCGCGGTGCCCACGCTGTTCCCGCCGGTCGCGGTCGGCGGCAACCGCTACGTCGACGGCGGCATGGCCTCGCCGCTCAACGTCCACGTGGCCGCGGGCCACGAACGGGTCCTGGTCGTCTCCTGCATGACCCTGGCCCTGATGGGCGGTGAACAGGCGGCCGCGCTCGACGCGTCCACCTCCCGGCAGCTGGTCGAGATCGACGCGCTCCGCGACACCGGCTCCGAGGTCGTCACCGTGCAGCCCGACCAGGCGTTCCTCGACCTCAGCGGCTGGGGCGCGTTCCTGCTGGACACCTCGCGCGTGGGCGCCGCCTACGAGCTGGGGCAGGCGCTCGGCGCGGCACGCGCGGCCGACCTCGGGAAGCGGTGGGCGCAGGCCTGA
- a CDS encoding TetR/AcrR family transcriptional regulator: MPRRSGSYAAGRQRRDRIVEVAVGRFAEDGYHRTSLARIAADVGLTEGGLLHHFPSKKHLLLAVAEHRMATAAEWWADLPPDASLKAVLDEMARSAERFLRQPGLIELFVLASAEAADPSSPAHALFAGRYRTVVDSLTAVFARCAERGELAADTDCAALARECVAVCDGLQLQWVLSDGRLDLVGGVREHARRLVP; the protein is encoded by the coding sequence GTGCCGCGCAGATCAGGGAGCTACGCCGCGGGCAGGCAGCGCCGCGACCGCATCGTCGAGGTGGCCGTGGGCCGGTTCGCCGAGGACGGGTACCACCGCACGTCGCTGGCCAGGATCGCCGCGGACGTCGGCCTGACCGAAGGCGGCCTGCTGCACCACTTCCCGTCCAAGAAGCACCTGCTGCTGGCCGTGGCCGAACACCGCATGGCCACCGCGGCGGAGTGGTGGGCGGATCTGCCGCCGGACGCGTCCCTCAAGGCCGTGCTGGACGAGATGGCCCGCTCCGCCGAGCGCTTCCTGCGCCAACCCGGTCTGATCGAGCTGTTCGTGCTCGCCTCAGCAGAGGCCGCGGACCCGTCCAGCCCCGCGCACGCGCTGTTCGCCGGGCGCTACCGCACCGTGGTCGACAGCCTCACGGCCGTGTTCGCGCGCTGCGCCGAGCGCGGCGAACTGGCCGCGGACACCGACTGCGCAGCGCTCGCCCGCGAGTGCGTCGCGGTCTGCGACGGGCTGCAGCTCCAGTGGGTGCTCTCCGACGGCCGCCTCGACCTCGTCGGCGGCGTGCGCGAGCACGCACGCCGCCTCGTGCCCTGA
- a CDS encoding alpha-L-rhamnosidase N-terminal domain-containing protein encodes MRVLDAGEVVWTSGRRESAESVLVDLGVDRRGGSWQVRVRTDLGESDWSEPAPWPVDALPAVLDTATWIEPHEPVIPAPGERPAYRLRHGFTLDGPVTAATAWATAHGIYELFVNGTRVGDQELTPGFTAYRRRLQVQRYDVADLLRVGANSVEVLLSDGWFRGRHGFERTADGFGDRVAALLALEVAHDGGTTVVTTGPDWRSRPSRVTAADLMDGQRVDFRTPEADWHPAHPVDGGLYADRGRLVLTVAPPVRRIEELTPTVITGSRAAASWWTSARTSTAGSG; translated from the coding sequence GTGCGCGTGCTCGACGCCGGGGAGGTCGTCTGGACGTCCGGTCGCCGCGAGAGCGCCGAATCGGTGCTGGTCGACCTGGGCGTCGACCGCCGCGGCGGCTCGTGGCAGGTGCGCGTGCGGACCGACCTGGGGGAGAGCGACTGGTCCGAGCCCGCGCCGTGGCCCGTCGACGCCCTGCCCGCCGTCCTCGACACGGCCACCTGGATCGAGCCGCACGAGCCGGTGATCCCCGCCCCCGGCGAACGGCCCGCCTACCGGCTCCGCCACGGGTTCACCCTGGACGGACCGGTCACGGCGGCGACGGCGTGGGCGACCGCGCACGGGATCTACGAGCTGTTCGTCAACGGCACCCGCGTCGGCGACCAGGAACTGACCCCCGGCTTCACCGCCTACCGGCGCCGGTTGCAGGTCCAGCGGTACGACGTCGCGGACCTCCTGCGCGTCGGCGCCAACTCCGTCGAGGTGCTGCTGTCCGACGGCTGGTTCCGCGGCAGGCACGGGTTCGAGCGGACCGCGGACGGCTTCGGCGACCGGGTCGCCGCGCTGCTGGCGCTGGAGGTCGCCCACGACGGCGGCACGACGGTGGTCACCACCGGGCCGGACTGGCGGTCACGGCCGAGCCGGGTCACCGCCGCGGACCTGATGGACGGCCAGCGCGTCGACTTCCGCACGCCCGAAGCCGACTGGCACCCCGCGCACCCGGTCGACGGCGGCCTCTACGCCGACCGCGGCAGGCTCGTGCTCACCGTCGCGCCACCGGTGCGGCGGATCGAGGAGCTGACCCCGACCGTCATCACAGGCTCGCGAGCGGCGGCGTCGTGGTGGACTTCGGCCAGAACGTCAACGGCTGGGTCCGGCTGA
- a CDS encoding family 78 glycoside hydrolase catalytic domain: protein MVDFGQNVNGWVRLTDLGPAGTTLTLTHGEHVDVDGRVGTDHLRAFDFATGKLLPAGQVDEVVSAGRAGDVLEPRHTTHGFRYVQVDGHPGGLGALDVTAVVVHTDLCETGWFDCDDHRLNALHDAAVWSLRDNACDIPTDCPQRERSGFTGDWQVHVATAALTHDVAGFSDKWLRDLAADQWPDGRVPAVTPNPAGAGPSGSAFKDAMEGSAGWGDAAVFVPWELWRAYGDLAVLDRQYESMVRWVDYAAAAAHDGRHPDRVGAPAPHERYLWDTGGHFGEWLEPGEVPNPDPRVDHGVVATAYLARSAELLSRVSVLLGRSPDRYRDLARAARAAWRREYLGPDGEIAVPSQANHVRALAFHLVPDHLRATVAKRLAADARQNGIGTGFLATGLLLPTLADNGHLDVAYRLLTSTGVPSWLGMIAKGATTIWERWDGVDAAGARGSLNHYSKGAVISFLHTHVAGIRLPDDPGRDEAGYRRFVVQPRPGGGLRSAEAEHHSPYGPIRSAWRIGNDGFRLTVDVPPGTRAEIRLPNGRVDQVRAGHHVVESSRVAW, encoded by the coding sequence GTGGTGGACTTCGGCCAGAACGTCAACGGCTGGGTCCGGCTGACCGACCTCGGCCCGGCGGGCACGACCCTCACCCTCACCCACGGCGAGCACGTCGACGTCGACGGCCGGGTCGGCACGGACCACCTGCGGGCGTTCGACTTCGCCACCGGCAAGCTCCTGCCCGCCGGGCAGGTCGACGAGGTCGTCTCCGCGGGCCGGGCCGGGGACGTGCTCGAACCGCGGCACACCACCCACGGCTTCCGGTACGTGCAGGTCGACGGGCATCCCGGTGGCCTCGGCGCGCTGGACGTCACCGCCGTCGTCGTGCACACCGACCTGTGCGAGACCGGCTGGTTCGACTGCGACGACCACCGCCTCAACGCCCTGCACGACGCGGCGGTGTGGAGCCTGCGCGACAACGCCTGCGACATCCCGACCGACTGCCCGCAGCGCGAGCGCTCCGGGTTCACCGGCGACTGGCAGGTCCACGTCGCCACCGCCGCGCTGACCCACGACGTGGCCGGGTTCTCCGACAAGTGGCTGCGCGACCTCGCGGCCGACCAGTGGCCCGACGGTCGTGTCCCCGCGGTCACACCGAACCCCGCGGGCGCCGGGCCCTCCGGCAGCGCGTTCAAGGACGCCATGGAGGGCTCGGCGGGCTGGGGCGACGCGGCGGTGTTCGTGCCGTGGGAGCTGTGGCGCGCGTACGGCGACCTGGCCGTCCTCGACCGGCAGTACGAGTCGATGGTCCGCTGGGTCGACTACGCCGCGGCCGCGGCCCACGACGGTCGCCACCCGGACCGGGTCGGCGCCCCGGCGCCGCACGAGCGGTACCTGTGGGACACCGGCGGACACTTCGGCGAGTGGCTGGAACCCGGCGAGGTCCCGAACCCCGACCCCCGCGTGGACCACGGCGTCGTCGCCACGGCCTACCTCGCCCGCTCGGCGGAGCTGCTGAGTCGCGTCTCCGTCCTGTTGGGACGGTCGCCGGACCGCTACCGCGACCTGGCCCGCGCCGCCCGTGCCGCCTGGCGGCGCGAGTACCTCGGACCCGACGGCGAGATCGCCGTTCCCAGCCAGGCCAACCACGTGCGGGCGCTGGCGTTCCACCTCGTGCCCGACCACCTGCGCGCCACCGTGGCGAAGCGGCTGGCCGCCGACGCGCGGCAGAACGGCATCGGCACCGGTTTCCTGGCGACCGGGCTGCTGCTGCCGACCTTGGCGGACAACGGGCACCTCGACGTGGCCTACCGGCTGCTGACGTCGACCGGCGTCCCCTCCTGGCTGGGCATGATCGCCAAGGGGGCCACCACGATCTGGGAGCGGTGGGACGGCGTGGACGCCGCCGGGGCGCGGGGATCGCTCAACCACTACAGCAAGGGCGCGGTCATCTCGTTCCTGCACACCCACGTCGCGGGCATCCGGCTCCCCGACGACCCCGGCCGCGACGAGGCGGGCTACCGGCGGTTCGTGGTCCAGCCCCGGCCCGGCGGCGGTCTGCGGTCGGCCGAGGCGGAGCACCACAGCCCGTACGGCCCGATCCGCAGCGCGTGGCGGATCGGGAATGACGGCTTCCGGCTCACCGTGGACGTCCCGCCCGGCACCCGCGCCGAGATCCGGCTGCCCAACGGCCGGGTCGACCAGGTCCGGGCGGGACACCACGTCGTGGAGAGCTCCCGCGTCGCCTGGTAG
- a CDS encoding fumarylacetoacetate hydrolase family protein has translation MRLATLAGRAVLLVDDGAVDIAAAGPFGPDPMDVLARWTEFREWAASADLEPAPFEPHDLDAPVPRPRQVFAVALNYPPHAAEAGYQPPADPLVFTKFPTCVTGPDAVVDLPGDRVDWEVELVVAIGVAGHRIAAADAWDHVAGLTVGQDLSERRVQMLGTPPQFSLGKSFPGFGPTGPALVTPDEFGDPDDLEITCVLNDGVVQQARTKDMIFDVSELVARLSAICPLLPGDLIFTGTPAGVGNRMTPPRYLTPADVLVSRVEGIGELRTRFR, from the coding sequence GTGCGCCTCGCCACGCTGGCCGGCCGCGCCGTGCTCCTGGTCGACGACGGCGCCGTCGACATCGCCGCCGCCGGACCGTTCGGCCCCGATCCGATGGACGTCCTGGCCAGGTGGACGGAGTTCCGCGAGTGGGCCGCCTCCGCGGACCTCGAGCCGGCGCCGTTCGAGCCCCACGACCTCGACGCGCCCGTCCCTCGGCCGCGCCAGGTGTTCGCGGTGGCGTTGAACTACCCGCCGCACGCCGCCGAGGCCGGGTACCAGCCGCCCGCGGACCCGTTGGTGTTCACCAAGTTCCCCACCTGCGTCACCGGTCCGGACGCGGTGGTCGACCTGCCCGGCGACCGCGTGGACTGGGAGGTGGAGCTGGTGGTGGCCATCGGGGTCGCCGGTCACCGCATCGCCGCCGCCGACGCGTGGGACCACGTGGCCGGGCTGACCGTCGGCCAGGACCTGTCCGAACGCCGGGTGCAGATGCTCGGCACTCCCCCGCAGTTCTCGCTGGGCAAGTCGTTCCCCGGTTTCGGTCCCACCGGTCCGGCGCTGGTCACGCCGGACGAGTTCGGCGACCCGGACGACCTGGAGATCACCTGCGTGCTGAACGACGGGGTGGTGCAGCAGGCGCGCACCAAGGACATGATCTTCGACGTGTCCGAGCTGGTCGCGCGCCTCTCCGCGATCTGCCCGCTGCTGCCGGGCGACCTGATCTTCACCGGCACCCCGGCGGGCGTCGGCAACCGGATGACCCCGCCGCGCTACCTGACCCCCGCCGACGTGCTGGTCAGCCGGGTCGAGGGGATCGGCGAGCTGCGGACGCGGTTCCGCTGA